Proteins from one Catenuloplanes atrovinosus genomic window:
- a CDS encoding DNA-3-methyladenine glycosylase family protein, giving the protein MRLLGLGRFDPSARFAGGVFWFAAHTPAGPASLGLARDGGELLATAYGDGATWMLDHAAALAGLDDDVTAFPALAATHPVVAELARVHRGIRFPATGLVFPRLTRAILEQKVTGKEAFRAWSGLVRRHGTPAPGPCPDLWLPPTADVVAGLAYWALHPFGVEQRRAQTILRAATLAASLSRCTDSASLTRRLLDIPGIGPWTAAETVRTVFGDPDAVSVGDFHIPNTVAWGLAGEARGDDARMLTLLAPFAGHRGRVCVLLESAGIAAPRFGPRMPIRSFARF; this is encoded by the coding sequence ATGCGGCTGCTCGGCCTCGGGCGGTTCGACCCGTCCGCCCGCTTCGCCGGCGGCGTCTTCTGGTTCGCCGCACACACGCCCGCCGGGCCCGCCTCGCTCGGCCTGGCCCGTGACGGCGGCGAACTGCTCGCCACCGCGTACGGCGACGGCGCCACCTGGATGCTCGACCACGCCGCCGCGCTCGCCGGCCTGGACGACGACGTCACCGCCTTCCCCGCGCTGGCCGCCACCCACCCGGTCGTCGCGGAACTTGCCCGGGTGCACCGCGGCATCCGGTTCCCCGCCACCGGCCTGGTCTTCCCGCGCCTGACCCGTGCGATCCTGGAGCAGAAGGTCACCGGCAAGGAGGCGTTTCGCGCCTGGTCCGGCCTGGTCCGCCGGCACGGCACCCCCGCGCCCGGCCCGTGCCCCGACCTGTGGCTCCCACCCACCGCCGACGTCGTCGCCGGCCTCGCCTACTGGGCCCTGCACCCGTTCGGCGTCGAGCAGCGCCGTGCCCAGACGATCCTCCGCGCCGCCACGCTCGCCGCTTCGCTGTCCCGCTGCACGGACTCCGCCTCGCTGACCCGCCGCCTGCTCGACATCCCCGGCATCGGCCCCTGGACCGCCGCCGAGACCGTCCGCACCGTCTTCGGCGACCCCGACGCGGTCAGCGTCGGCGACTTCCACATCCCCAACACGGTCGCCTGGGGCCTGGCCGGCGAAGCCCGCGGCGACGACGCCCGCATGCTCACCCTGCTGGCCCCGTTCGCCGGCCACCGCGGCCGCGTCTGCGTCCTGCTCGAATCCGCCGGCATCGCCGCCCCCCGCTTCGGCCCGCGCATGCCCATCCGATCCTTCGCCCGCTTCTAG